In Elusimicrobiota bacterium, the genomic stretch TGAGACGATTTTTGCCTGGCCTGGGATGGGTCGGCTTGGTTATGAAGCAATAATGGCACGCGACTATCCTGTTATTATGGCGGTTGGAACAATCGTCGCAATTCTGACATTGGTTGGTAATTTAATAGCAGATATAACATATGCATATATAGACCCACGGATACGATACAAATAGAAAGTTAAAGGTTAAAGGTTAAAATTAAAAAAGGACAAATGTCCGGAAATATATGGGTAGAAATAAACTACTAAATTTGAAAACTGTTTTGAGATTTGTAAAAATTGCATTGAAAAGACGCAAAATTCCACCAACAGTAAGAGAAACTGCAGATTATTTTAATATCTCAAAATCAGCAGCACATTCTTACCTGAAAGACTTGTATAGAAGTAAAATAATAAAAACAAGAAAATCTCAGTTTTCAAATAGAACTGTAGCCAGAGGTTTAATAATAAAATCAAAAAATAAAAGGACAAATGTCCGGAAATAATTTATGTTGAAACTTTACCTTGTCAAATTTTTGGGAAACAAACTTGCTAAAATCGGATTTTTGATATTACTTGTTTTAATTTTAATAGCAGTTTTTTCGCCTTTAATTTCTACTCACAACCCGATTGAAGGGAATATTTTGCAACGGGTACAACCACCATCAAAAAACCATTTTCTAGGTACTGACGAATTAGGCAGAGATGTTTTTTCAAGAATGGTTTATGGAACAAGAATCTCTATAACGGTTGGAATTATTGCCGTCGCAATTTCAGTTGTTATCGGTACATTGCTTGGTATTATCTCCGGCTATCTTGGCGGTAAAACTGACACAATTATTATGCGGTTTGTGGATATTATGTTATGTTTCCCGACATTTTTTTTGATACTGATGGTGATTGCATTCTTGGAACCAAGTATTTACAATGTGATGATTGTTATAGGGCTTACCTCCTGGACAGGTCTTGCACGATTGGTTCGTGGAGAAACGCTTTCAGTAAAAGAGCGTGATTTTATACTGGCGGCAAAAGGGCTGGGATTATTGCAAGGTAGAATTTTGTTTGTTCATATTCTACCAAATGTGATTGCGCCAATAATTGTTGCAGGTATTTTAGGCGTTGGCAGTGCAATACTAACAGAATCAGGCCTTTCGTTTCTGGGGCTTGGAGTTCAACCACCAACACCATCGTGGGGAAATATTTTGACAAGCGGTAAGGACTATATTCATATTGCATGGTGGCTGTCTGTTTTTCCGGGATTAGCAATTTTAATAACAGTGCTTGGCTGGAATTTTTTAGGCGAAGGACTACGGGATGTACTGGACCCGAGGACATAATGATTCCAACGCTGAAAATTAGAAGTATCGTTGTAATAGGCAGTTAAAATCGCTGTTGTCATTTTTTGTATGGAAACGATTCTATCTATTGAAAACCTTTCTGTTGAATATACTATCGGCAAAAAAATTATTCCCGTTGTAAGAGATGTCTCTTTCACGGTCGACAAGAATGATTCTATCGCAATTGTTGGTGAATCTGGCTGTGGAAAAACAACTATCGCACTTTCTATCTTGAATCTTCTACCAAAAGAGGCAAAAATTACAGCGGGAAAAGTATTTTTTTACAA encodes the following:
- a CDS encoding ABC transporter permease; the encoded protein is MLKLYLVKFLGNKLAKIGFLILLVLILIAVFSPLISTHNPIEGNILQRVQPPSKNHFLGTDELGRDVFSRMVYGTRISITVGIIAVAISVVIGTLLGIISGYLGGKTDTIIMRFVDIMLCFPTFFLILMVIAFLEPSIYNVMIVIGLTSWTGLARLVRGETLSVKERDFILAAKGLGLLQGRILFVHILPNVIAPIIVAGILGVGSAILTESGLSFLGLGVQPPTPSWGNILTSGKDYIHIAWWLSVFPGLAILITVLGWNFLGEGLRDVLDPRT